CCGACCTCTCCTCCGTCAAGGGATACATCCCCGAGACAGTTTGGAATGAAGCCTGCAACCCGTATCTTCCCGTCAGCGCTACCAACTGTTTCTACGATCCCAACACCTACGGCACCTATGCCGGTGCCGGCGGAGCGAGTAACTGTTCCGTACACCCGGACGGCGATACGAAGAGTCTCTTTACCGGCCTCTTCGACTGTCAGAGCGGTTACCCCAAGCCAGCGTGGCAAACCGGTCCCGGCGTTCCCCAGGATGGAGCCCGCGACATTCCCGACGTGTCGCTGGCCGCCGCGGGAGGCCACGATGGCTACATGATCTGTTACGACGGCTCCTGCCAATGGACCACGAATCCCGACGGCTCGATTTCACTCAACTCCGCTGCGATCATCGGCGGAACCTCAGCTTCCTCGCCCTCGATGGCCGGCATTATGGCCCTGGTCGAACAGAAGAATGGGCAGTATCAGGGTCTGGCGAACTATCAACTCTATAAGTTAGCCAACCTGCAGGCATCCAACTCCTGCGACTCATCCACCGAAACCGATCCCACCCAGGCCAGCTCCTGCGTCTTCAACGACATCACCGCTGGCAGCAACGCCCTGTTCTGCGATTTCGGCAACCCCGACTGCACCACGCAGGTGGGTAACGACGGCTACGGACTCCTGTCTGGATGGTCGGCAACTCCCGGCTACGATCTTGCCAGCGGCCTTGGCTCGGTCAACGCCGCCAACCTTGTAAGCGCCTGGGGCTCGACCTCCCTCGTCGCAACTGCATCGACTCTCACTGTCTCCTCTACGAAGTTCGCTCACGGCACACCGGTCAACGTGACCAGCGTCGTATCGCCTACCACCGGTTCGGGAACTCCCTCGGGCGACATCCTTCTCAAAGCCACTGGAACCTCCATCGCCACCCCGGATATCCCCGAGACGCTCGTCAACGGTCAGTATGCCGCTTCGCTTAACAACCTGCCGGGTGGAACCTACAACCTCACGGCGCAGTACGTTGGCGACGCAACCTACGCCACCAGCACCTCCGCTCCCGTCTCGCTTACGGTCACGCCGGAAGACAGCGTGATGACGCCACAGACCCTGGCTCCGTCGCGGTTCCTCATCCTCGGCAAGCATCCCATCGTTCCGGCGACGGGCATAGGTCTGGGGACCAACTGGTACATCTCCATTAGCGTTGCCGGCAACTCCGGCGGCGGTATCCCGACAGGTTCCATCGCGATCAACGATGGTACCAAGACCATCGGCACCTACCCGCTCGATAGCACTGGCTCGATCTACATTATCTGCGGTCCTTACACGGAGTGCGACTACCCGCTCGGCACGGTGAACTTCACCGCAACCTATAGCGGCGATAGCAGCTTCAATAAGTCCACCTCGACCTTCCCCTTCACGATCAACAAGGGATCGATTGAGTTTGAGGTCCTGCTTAGCTCGCTAACTCCGCCTGCTGGCTCTACCGTTGTGGCCCAGGTTTACTTCAACAACGATCCTGTGGTCCTGCCCACCGGCACCGTCTCGCTCTACCGCGACGATACCGGCGCTCTGATCACCACAGGTACCATCGGTGCGGACGGCACCGCCAACATCCCCTTCGTCGCGGCCGCCGGTGACTATCATGTGACCGGAACGTATCCCGGGGACAACAACTACAAGGCAGGCACGCTGTTTGGCTATGACGAACTCATCACCAGCGCAGGCGGAGCTATCACCACCTCGACGACCCTGAGCGTCAACTCCACAACCTCCGTCATCGGCGGTAAGACGCAGGCGGTCATCGTCGTCACACCTTCGAGGACAACGGCCTCCGCGACCATCCCTTCGGGAACGGTCACGGTGCATACCGCCGACGGACTCCAGGTAGCTCCTGTGAACCTCGTGGGCGGTCAGGCGACGGCCTTCCTGAGCTGGGGCGCAGGCAACATCGGCGTGGAGAAGGTCTACGCCACCTACGACGGAGACGCCAACTTCAACGGCAGCAGCACCGCCATCATTCCCATCACCGTCAATAAGGCCACGGCTACCCTGCAACTGAGCGCGCTCTCCGGCTACGTTGCGGCGGGAGGACAGACGAGCGTCACCGCTGCCATCGTCAGCACCCCAACCACGCTTGCGGCCGCTCCTCCGACCGGAACGGTTCAGTTCTTCGACACCGTTGGCACCGCCGCCGCCGTCCCGCTCGGAAATCCTCAACCCATCAACGGCGGTAATGGTGGCAGCCTCATCGCCACTCTCGCTCCCGTGCTCGCCAGCGGTATCCATAGCATCACCGCGGTCTACTCGGGCGACGTCAACTGGAACACCGCCACCACCGCCACTGCTGTGACCATCGACGCAACGACTCCCGACTTCTCGGTCGTTGCCACCCCCAACCCCCTGATCGTTGTCGCCGGCCAGTCCGCGGCGGTCGATGTCACCAGCCAGAGCGTGCTTGGCTTCAACGGCCCAGTCGCCCTTAGCTGCGGCACTCTACCCGTGGGCCTGACCTGCAACACGGCAACTGTAGCTGCGGGTGCAAGCGGAACCATCACCATCACCTCCACCGCCCCTGGCACCGCGACCCATGCACAAAACAGCATGGCGGCACCGGCACTGGGTGCGACCGGAGCAGGAGCGCTTGCCGCGCTGCTGATGCTGGTCATGCCGAAGCGCCGCCGCCGCGTGCAACTGCTGCTCGTGGTGTTCGCAGCCGGTATCGCCGTCTCGCTCTCGGGTTGCGGCGGTAACGGTTCGCCGAAGTCCACCGCGCTCGCGCTTACCTCTTCCAGCACGAAGGTGGCTTCCGGTTCGGCGGTCACTCTGGAAGCCACAATCAGCTCCTCGGACAATGTCACTGGAACCGTAACGTTCTCCGATAACGGCACCGCCATCGGTACACCCGCAACCGTTAGCGGCGGTGTAGCGACGCTCTCTACGAGCACGCTCTCCGTCGGCACCCACTCCATCACGGCAACCTACTCCGGTGACAGCAAGAACCTGAGCAGCCAGAGCGCCGACACCCTCAACCAGACGATCACCGGCACGTTCAACCTCACCCTCAACGCAACCTCCGGAACACTGAGCCATGCTCTTACCGTTCCGGCCACCCTGCAGTAAGAATGGCGCGGTAAATCTGAACCAAGGGAGGACCGCCGAGGCATCGGCGGTCCTTTTTCTCAGTCGAACGAAGACGCAGCGAAAAGATCGAGACAAACTCTTGAGCCTCTCTACCTCTCCTGAATTCGCGAGCCCTTCGTCGCCGTGGTGTACGTTTCGCGTACGGATTGCCGCAAAGATCTTCAGCTTCCTTCTGCTCGCTGCCTGTTGCTTGTCAGCGTCGGCTCAGAGGACGATTCAGGTACCGGCCGACTACGCAAAGATCCAGGATGCGATCGGCGCTGCGGTCGACGGCGACACGGTGCTCATCGCCCCCGGCACCTACTACGAGAACCTCGACTTCTTAGGCAAGGCAATCACGGTTACAAGCTCGGCTGGTCCGACGACAACGATCGTCAACGGCTCGTTCAAGGCTCCCGTTGTCACCTTCCAGTCTCAGGAGACACGCGCGAGCATTCTCTCGAACCTGACGCTCGAGTACGGCAGCACTACCTTTGACTACAAGGGCAATCCCAGCACTACGGGCGGAGTGTATGTTGGGCCGCAGGCCAGCCCCACGATCCTGAACAACGTGTTGACCACGAACAGCTGTGCGGGCGTGTACTCGAACTCCGGCAACCCGCTCATCCAGGGCAACGAGATTACGCAGACGCTGTTCAGTGCGGCGTTTATCTGTCTGCCACCTGGCGGCCCGGCGATCTCGCTGAATGGCGGATCGTACGCGACTCCCTTCAAGGACCTCACGCCGGTGGTGATCGGGAACACGATCGAGGAGAACAACGCTCCGGAGGCAGTCTCCGCCACCGGCATCTATATCTTCGGCGGCACATCGGCCATCATCGAGAACAACATCATTCGCAACAACCTGAGCGGTGGCATCGGCGCTGCGTTCTCGATGAACGACCCGTCGAGTGGGGGAGGTGGGTCGGCGAACACCGCAGGAGTCCTGCTCTTTCTCCAGAACCTCGTCTACGGCAACAAGGCCACTAAAGGAGACGGAGGCCTCAGACTCTTCTTCAATTCTGCTGGAGCCACGCCCGCTCTTTCGCTCATCGCCAACAACACGATCTCGAACAACACGGGCTTCCTGTCCGCGAGCTCGGCGACTTTGCCCTCGTCGACGCAGGTCGATCTGCAACAGGCGCTATCGCCGGTGAGCCTGGTCAACAACATCATCCTTGGCTCGGGATCTATGCCGGCGGTGAACTGCGTCAGCACCAAGGGATTCGACAATCCGACGCCGCCGGTGCTGGACACCAACGACATCTTCAACGGCACAGGTGCCGCGCTTGGCGGTAGCTGCGATGGGCTTGGAGATCTCTCCTTCAACCCAAGGTTCACCGATGCGAGCACCGGCGACTTCCACCTGCTGCCGGTCTCCGCCGCGATCGACGCCGGCAAGAACAGCGTCCTGTATCTCCAGACGAAGGACCTTGAAGGCAACACCCGGCCTGTCGACGCCACCGGGCAGGGATATCCCATCGTCGATCTTGGAGCGTACGAGGCGCAGGGAACAGTCGACGCGAATCCAACGACCATTACTCTTACGCCCTCGAGTATCTCTGTCAACGCTGGCACGACTATCGATCTTGTCGCGCAGCTCCACTCCGCAAACGGCGTACCCACGGGCACTGTGGCTTTCCTTGAAGACGAGAAGCCGCTGGGCTCTGCAATGATCGCCGGGGATGGCTCCGCGTCGGTGACAACGCCTCTGCTTACACCCGGGGTTCATCTCTTCACCGCCAGCTACGCGGGAGAGGGAGAGTTCACCCCGGCTATCCCCGTCAAGGTCTATGTCTTCGTCGGCAAGTACACCCCCACGATCAATCTCACCTCCGACATCAACCCCTCGACCTTTGGCCAGACCGTGACCTTCACCATCACGGTCCGCACACCGGACCATGCAGTCTTGAAGCCCATCGTTCTTGACGACGTTACCGGAATCCAAATAACCCTCGACGAACCGACTCCGGACGCCAACGGCAATGCCTTGTCAAAGATAAGCAATCTCTCCGTAGGGATTCATCATCTCGTCGCGATCTTTCCCGGTGACGAATCGCACGTTTCAGTCGAAGCAGCCTATACCCAGGAGGTCAAGCCCGGCCTGACCTCCAGCCTCGCGTTCAACTGCACGCCCAATCCAGCGGGCTCAGATCAGTCCATCAACCTTGCCGCCATGGTCACGGGCTCAAGCGGTACGCCGGCCGGCACCGTCAACGTCACCTTCAATGGGAACGCCTACGCCACTCTGGTGCTGAACGGAACGGGCTCTGCCTCCGGCATCTTTCCTCCACTGCCTATCGGCACCGATACGCTTTTCGCCACCTACGCGACCACCAACGGCTACGCTCTCAGTTCCTCCGCGTGCCTGATCGATGTGCACCTGGCAACGAGCATCACCCATCTCTCCGCCAACCCCTCACCGTCGCCGCTGGGCAAGCCGGTTACGCTGACTGCGGCGATCACTGGAAGTGACGGAACGACCAGCCTGACCGGCGGCTCGGTTGCGTTCTCTTCGTCGCTCGGCGGCCCGCTGGGGAGCTTCTCCGTCAACGCCGCTGGCACTGCGCAGTCGACGCTGTCGAACCTGCCTGCGGGTCAGCAACAGATCACGGCAACGTTCTCCGGAGTCGCCAGTCACGGCCCCAGCTCGGCCACGATTCCGCTCGACATTACGCTCGGCGACGACGCGCTCAGTCTCTCGACGACGCCGCCTCGCACGACGAGCTTTCAGCCGGTCACGTTGAAGGCGCAGTTCCAGACCGACCCTGTCTCCAGTCGCGTCGCTGGAGACACAATCCTGTTCACCGCCAATGGCAACAGCCTGGGCTCCGCGGTGACTGATGCGAATGGCAACGCAAGCCTGGTCACCACCGCGCTCACGACCGGCACCTATAGCCTGGGCGCGAGCTTTGCCGGAAACTCTTCCTATGCCGCATCTACCGCTGCGTCGGTGAGCGAGATCATCGATCCGGCACCTACAGCGATCACTCTCACCTCAAGCTCCGCGACCGCCTTTCACTCGCAACCGGTCACACTTACTGCGACGGTGACAGCCCCCGGAACTACCGCGATCCCAACAGGAACAATCACCATCACGGACACGAGCACTTCGGCTGTACTTGCAAGCCAGTCTGTCAGTGCGCAGGGAACGGTCAGCGCAGCGATCTCTTCGCTTGCCATCGGCTCGCACACGCTTGCGGCGACTTATACTCCGCTCAACCAGGTCTTCGCTCCGTCCTCGCCCTCTACGCCAGCGACGGTGACGATCGAGCCACAGGACTTCACGGTTGCCGCCGCGGAGACCTCGATCACCATCAAGACCGAGTACCATGCGGACGTCGATCTGATGGTCACTTCGCTCGGAGGCTTGAGTGACACCATCGCCCTGAGCTGCGGCAATCTGCCTGCTTACGTCACCTGCAGGTTCGCGCCATCCGCAGCTACGCTGAAGCTGGACGCGCCCACTCCTGTGACGCTCACCCTCGATACCGACGCGCTTCAGGACTTTCGCAGCGACCGTTCTGCTACAGGGAACCGGCCCTTCGGCCCAGCAGCGCCGGTTGCGTTCTGCTCTTTGCTGTTCTTCTTCCTGCCGCGCATCCGCCATCGCGTGCGACTTCTCGGCCTGGTCGCCATGTTTGCGCTGTTCTTGTCGACGGGATGCTCGGCGCATCTACCGGCGCACACGGCACCCGGAACGTATCGCGTTACGGTCAACGGATACTCTCCCGTCCTCAATCAGAGCCGGAGTTTTGACCTTACTGTTGTCGTGACGGAGTAATCGGCCTATAGATTCAGGAAGCCGCGCTGCAGTGCGATCACGACGGCCTGCGTCCTGTCGCTGGCCTGCAGCTTCTGCAGGATGTTCTTCACGTGCATCTTTACGGTGTCTTCCGTGATGAACAGGAGTTGAGCGGCTTCCTTGTTGCTCTTGCCTCGCGAGATCAACGTGAGAACCTCGACCTCGCGTTCACTCAGCTTGCGCGATCCGATGTAGGTCGCCAACTTCTCCGTGGTCTCAGCAGGCAGGGCCTTTCCACCTGCGACGACACGACGCAATTGCTCGGCCAGCGCCCCGCCCTCGATCCCTTTCAGAAGATATCCGCACGCACCCGCGCTGATTGCTTCATACACCGATGCATCGCCCTGCGCCGAGGTCAGCATCACCACTCGCGTCAGTGGATCGAGCGCGAGCAGCGTTCGCAATACTTCAATGCCGCTCTGGTCCGGGAGCCGCAGGTCCAGCAGCACCACATCCGGCTTCTCCGCCTGGAACATCTCGATGGCCGCTTGTCCATTGGCCGCAAGCCCGGTCACGCTGATGTTGTATCGCGCGAAGATGCCTGCAAGGCCCTCTCGCACCATCGGGTGGTCGTCGACGATCAGTACCTTCAGCGTTGCCGTATGCACAGCTTCAAACGCTATCATGCGCGACCTCCATCTCTCTACTGCATAGGTTCATGGAACGTTGCTTCGTCACGCCGCCATCGAAGCCGCCACCATCGCGTCTTCGCAGGCCGCAGGTCTGTCTCAAGCCTGATCCTGGTCCCTCCTCCGATTCTGCTCTCGACGGTCAGCAGGGCGTCGATGCGCCGCGCGTGTGCCTGCATGCCTGGCAGCCCGAAGTGGCCGGCGCGCCCTTTCGTCCGCATCTCCTCACTCATCCCGACGCCGTCGTCTTCCACCTGCACGGTCAGCTTCTTCGCTTGATAGAGGACTTTGACCTGGATCACCTTCGCGCCCGCATGACGAAACGCATTCGCCACGGCTTCGCGGCAGATGCTGTAGACCTCGTCGCGCAGGAATGGATGCAGCTCTCGTGGCTCGCCCTTGCTTTCCAGCACGAACAACGGCAGGTCTCCCAGGCGAAACTCCATCTCCACGTGGCCCAGCAGCTCAAGCAGGCTGTACTGGATCCCGGCCATTGAGTGCAGGTTCGAGACGATATCGCGGCTGCGGCCGATCATCTCGCGCATCCGCGCCGCGAGATTGCTCAACGAGTCTCTTGCGACCTCGGGGTCTTCGTTCAATTGCAAACCCAGCAACTCAAGCTGC
This Granulicella aggregans DNA region includes the following protein-coding sequences:
- a CDS encoding Ig-like domain repeat protein, encoding MILNKLRGLAWSFLGAASLAAYTASAQTVSPPVAQITKPVDASVRHTIADSVPVQVRSASDLGRASAALPMKDMLLRLKPSAAQVTALNKFVADVQNPNSPNFHKWITPAEFGSRFGVSDADAKTVATWLTSNGFTVNQVANGKGWIRFSGTSSQVESAFATEIHSYSAAGAKQYANAKPISIPDALSPAVAGLLSANSFTKRPLHSPVANIKRGSDGKMLRTAAALSSADTAAVAALGGDKNIAQPNFTSQESPEVTFLAPGDFSRIYNTKPLIAAGTDGTGVSIAIVGRSDISLSDVEAFRTVFGLPYNDPNFILANGDPGVIPGDDEEAILDVEWSGAVAPKAKINYVIGASTYSTDGVDISASYIVDNVVSPIMTVSFGACEQSQSQSEIDFYNNLWEQAAAEGISVFVSAGDSGSSACDDVPYEYIATPYSLGVSALASTPFNTAVGGTEFADTSTNTYWNTSVNSDLSSVKGYIPETVWNEACNPYLPVSATNCFYDPNTYGTYAGAGGASNCSVHPDGDTKSLFTGLFDCQSGYPKPAWQTGPGVPQDGARDIPDVSLAAAGGHDGYMICYDGSCQWTTNPDGSISLNSAAIIGGTSASSPSMAGIMALVEQKNGQYQGLANYQLYKLANLQASNSCDSSTETDPTQASSCVFNDITAGSNALFCDFGNPDCTTQVGNDGYGLLSGWSATPGYDLASGLGSVNAANLVSAWGSTSLVATASTLTVSSTKFAHGTPVNVTSVVSPTTGSGTPSGDILLKATGTSIATPDIPETLVNGQYAASLNNLPGGTYNLTAQYVGDATYATSTSAPVSLTVTPEDSVMTPQTLAPSRFLILGKHPIVPATGIGLGTNWYISISVAGNSGGGIPTGSIAINDGTKTIGTYPLDSTGSIYIICGPYTECDYPLGTVNFTATYSGDSSFNKSTSTFPFTINKGSIEFEVLLSSLTPPAGSTVVAQVYFNNDPVVLPTGTVSLYRDDTGALITTGTIGADGTANIPFVAAAGDYHVTGTYPGDNNYKAGTLFGYDELITSAGGAITTSTTLSVNSTTSVIGGKTQAVIVVTPSRTTASATIPSGTVTVHTADGLQVAPVNLVGGQATAFLSWGAGNIGVEKVYATYDGDANFNGSSTAIIPITVNKATATLQLSALSGYVAAGGQTSVTAAIVSTPTTLAAAPPTGTVQFFDTVGTAAAVPLGNPQPINGGNGGSLIATLAPVLASGIHSITAVYSGDVNWNTATTATAVTIDATTPDFSVVATPNPLIVVAGQSAAVDVTSQSVLGFNGPVALSCGTLPVGLTCNTATVAAGASGTITITSTAPGTATHAQNSMAAPALGATGAGALAALLMLVMPKRRRRVQLLLVVFAAGIAVSLSGCGGNGSPKSTALALTSSSTKVASGSAVTLEATISSSDNVTGTVTFSDNGTAIGTPATVSGGVATLSTSTLSVGTHSITATYSGDSKNLSSQSADTLNQTITGTFNLTLNATSGTLSHALTVPATLQ
- a CDS encoding Ig-like domain repeat protein — encoded protein: MSLSTSPEFASPSSPWCTFRVRIAAKIFSFLLLAACCLSASAQRTIQVPADYAKIQDAIGAAVDGDTVLIAPGTYYENLDFLGKAITVTSSAGPTTTIVNGSFKAPVVTFQSQETRASILSNLTLEYGSTTFDYKGNPSTTGGVYVGPQASPTILNNVLTTNSCAGVYSNSGNPLIQGNEITQTLFSAAFICLPPGGPAISLNGGSYATPFKDLTPVVIGNTIEENNAPEAVSATGIYIFGGTSAIIENNIIRNNLSGGIGAAFSMNDPSSGGGGSANTAGVLLFLQNLVYGNKATKGDGGLRLFFNSAGATPALSLIANNTISNNTGFLSASSATLPSSTQVDLQQALSPVSLVNNIILGSGSMPAVNCVSTKGFDNPTPPVLDTNDIFNGTGAALGGSCDGLGDLSFNPRFTDASTGDFHLLPVSAAIDAGKNSVLYLQTKDLEGNTRPVDATGQGYPIVDLGAYEAQGTVDANPTTITLTPSSISVNAGTTIDLVAQLHSANGVPTGTVAFLEDEKPLGSAMIAGDGSASVTTPLLTPGVHLFTASYAGEGEFTPAIPVKVYVFVGKYTPTINLTSDINPSTFGQTVTFTITVRTPDHAVLKPIVLDDVTGIQITLDEPTPDANGNALSKISNLSVGIHHLVAIFPGDESHVSVEAAYTQEVKPGLTSSLAFNCTPNPAGSDQSINLAAMVTGSSGTPAGTVNVTFNGNAYATLVLNGTGSASGIFPPLPIGTDTLFATYATTNGYALSSSACLIDVHLATSITHLSANPSPSPLGKPVTLTAAITGSDGTTSLTGGSVAFSSSLGGPLGSFSVNAAGTAQSTLSNLPAGQQQITATFSGVASHGPSSATIPLDITLGDDALSLSTTPPRTTSFQPVTLKAQFQTDPVSSRVAGDTILFTANGNSLGSAVTDANGNASLVTTALTTGTYSLGASFAGNSSYAASTAASVSEIIDPAPTAITLTSSSATAFHSQPVTLTATVTAPGTTAIPTGTITITDTSTSAVLASQSVSAQGTVSAAISSLAIGSHTLAATYTPLNQVFAPSSPSTPATVTIEPQDFTVAAAETSITIKTEYHADVDLMVTSLGGLSDTIALSCGNLPAYVTCRFAPSAATLKLDAPTPVTLTLDTDALQDFRSDRSATGNRPFGPAAPVAFCSLLFFFLPRIRHRVRLLGLVAMFALFLSTGCSAHLPAHTAPGTYRVTVNGYSPVLNQSRSFDLTVVVTE
- a CDS encoding response regulator translates to MIAFEAVHTATLKVLIVDDHPMVREGLAGIFARYNISVTGLAANGQAAIEMFQAEKPDVVLLDLRLPDQSGIEVLRTLLALDPLTRVVMLTSAQGDASVYEAISAGACGYLLKGIEGGALAEQLRRVVAGGKALPAETTEKLATYIGSRKLSEREVEVLTLISRGKSNKEAAQLLFITEDTVKMHVKNILQKLQASDRTQAVVIALQRGFLNL